The Papilio machaon chromosome 15, ilPapMach1.1, whole genome shotgun sequence region GATGTAAAATTTTGCCAAGTATTTGTGCTTTAATATAGTGTTGTACAGCtcgtttatgtattttaaaatcgcctcttatataaagtaattatagTAATACTTTCGGTATTAATTGATCTTTGATACTGTCTGCACAGAGAAGTGAACATCAATACGCTTCATGTTAAATCCTTCAAGGTACCCTTGGAACATCTGACGGCTTCGATAATGTCATAGGTTACCAGTTCAGTGAACATTAGCGTCCAGATCTGCGTCCATTCGCCGCTCGCTTTTTGTCCCACGGCTCTCGTGTTCGGTGCTCTGTTCTTATCCGATCACAACATAATCTGTGCACTAGCCGCAAGAAAGATGGAGCACTTCCTCTGACTAAAGTTGCACCGACACAAAACTGAAAGCGCATTAGTTAGCGTTCAGTCGAGTGAACTTTACAATGATCTTAATACTTGATACATAATTCAGATGAGATTATTATGTAGGATGTAGTTAGAGAAAcgtttaacttaattttatgacaaataaacaaagtgtcacttgttattatattaatattagatacatacaaacaaacatgctCAGTGAAAGTACACTCCagctttttgtaaaaactctACAGCCGTACATAAGTaaccttttttattctataaattaagaaattataactgAATCTAAATTCTGTTGAATCGTACCCACgtgtactttttaatttctctgtACGTCCTGTTGTAATATCGCCTCCGCTACCTTGAGCCTCGCGCTACAttcaacattataaaattcgCATAAACTATTACAAGATTTTCCAGAGATTGATATATaagaatgaaatatatttgaagaCTAGACCTGTTCATCTAAGGTGTGTGTTGAGGCGAagcaaaattttcaaaatacgaGTCCCTTTATACTAGCCGACCTCAAACTACATACGAGTATATGCATCACAGCagacacataaaataaactaaaataaaataataaaaaaaaaaaaacaaaattatatacttttgtATCTTTAAAAAGAAAGCTTACTTAAAGAGAGcttttaaaacgtttaaaactATTCTAGAGTAAGTCAGCGACATCTAttgaataactttataatataatttgcagAAGAGTCCGCGACAAAGCCGCACCAATTTGTCCGTaagatagaatttttaaataaattcagcGAGCGtcctttttatttctctttagggacagtataaaaatttagttctaaagtaataaagtcttttttttgtaaagtggAATAGAAATAGCGAAAAGGTTAACTCTAAGAGGTGACTTTGCTATTCatttactaaaaattgtgaattatttattgatataacgacattaagattatttttaacaaggaTAtccgaaaaacaaattaaaacgaaattatcaaacttattttattagtgaTTCAAATGcttcaaattttgttttaatcttataaaaaaagttataaaataaactgtttttttagaGTGAAAAAAATCGAATTTGTGATAGTATTTTCCAGTGGGTTCACTCCACGGGTCCTTTAACTCCTCCAACAGGCAAACACATGAAAATTGGAATTACCATAAAATCCTCTTTACgtcaatttgaatttaaattccGACAGTGTATTACAGAAACGGTCCATGTTTATGGGTGTTGGGGACATTTTGCGAGTACAACCTTTtgcaaattttgttaaaaatcctTTACAATAAGCGGGATCGTGTTTATTTGGGTGAGATTAGCAGAGCATGGTGCTGGGGCACACGGCACACGTGTGTTCCTGTGTGTTAACAACCTTCATTACTGACTTATTGGAACTGGGCTAATCCATGAGAACAATAAAATACGCagattatttgtaatttcatcGCACACGCtcctaaatattataatattagttccATTAGctttatttgaacaaaaatattcacatagaACAGTAACAATGCTTTACATTTagagtagtttttatttaatagaattgCGTTAAGCACTGAGTTCAGATTTCTGAACGTCAAACACTTACATTAGTAATGTTCtgataaaaaatcaatgaaaCGAACATTGTTTGTATTCGTAACTCGGCCGCTACAAGTTCTGTGACCCGTCCCCGGATCATTTAACTCGAACCCATTCGTTTTCAAAACTTGAtcagaaacttttttaatattgaagtttacTGGCAGCCCCCCCCCCTCCCACGTCCCACATACCcatatataataacaatacatCACAAATTAGCCGAAGTAATAGTCAcatattcagttttttttttcatttactgGGCTGAGATACAAAGTAACatcatacaaaacatattattaccCTGCCGAGCCGAGGTTTCCATCGGCGGCGTGTTACAGCTCTAATCTGCCCGCAGTACCTCCTGCGTGCCTCCTGCCTCCCCTCCCCCCTCCGCGACCCCTACACTCATATCAAACGTGAACGCCGTGCGACTACAAAGTGATcacagttttatattttttcagattAGATTCACACATTTATAGGAACTATTCCATTACTTAAGTGTTCCCATTCCCGGCGCTCGCCTTCCGCACTTTACAAGTACAGGATTACCTAAAGAAAACGTTTAGCTATAATAATTGGCAAACGCTTGCGTCTTCGGaactttaattacaatataaataagtaatataaacaCGATcggtaaattaaatatcgaCAAATTAGTCTAAATTTAATGAACGTATAAAACAGGACAAATgattaacataaaacaataactaaattatgtatacttatttacaaaaaataaagctaCAAAAACTTTACATCCTACGTCGTCCTATATCCGATGAcaaaaatttcttttcaaaattgtacgttgcaaaaaatttaaaagttcaaGTTGAATCCGAAGCCGAGCCGCAGCCGCCGCTGGCCGTCGAGGAGTACGCTACCCACCAGCCTCAGAACGCGCTCCTCCTCCTGCGCATCACGCAAGCACACTTCCTTCTGCACCGTGAACCCGCCGCAGCGTTGGCTGTCCACGAAGATCTTCAGCTCGCAACCCTCGTAAGCCTTGTGCAGGGCCAGCGTGGCCGTGAGCGGCGCAGCGGCTCGGCCCTCACACAGCACACCCGCCAGCTGTAGGTCTGCCGCCAGCCGCTTGTACAGACATACCTGGAATCCAAGCTTGGTGACTGTCGAGGACACACAGTAGGTGGGGCCGCGGTATCGCGCGCTCAGTGACAGCTCCGGCAACGCGGGGCACGCGAGCGGCTTGAAGCTGAGCTCTGTGCCCACGCTGAGCTCGGGCCGCAGCTGGTACATCCACTGCGTCACCGTGCGCAGCGTGTTCGGCTCCATGTCGTTCATCTTGAACATGAAGGAGGTGATCGAGCGTTCACCCTCACGCTCCAGCTCTACCTCGGTCTCGGAAGCCACTAAGTCGCGGATTCTGGAAGTGAGGCGCAATGTGCAAGCGCCGTCCATGCGCTCCGTGTACGTGGCGGTGGCGGATCCACTCGCGTCCACCACCAACCCGTCACCGACAAACTTGGGCTCCGACTCCTTGTTGAGGTATCGTTTGTAGCTCTGATACGTCTCCCGCGTCTTGCCGTAGTTGTACTCTTGCAGCAGCTTCACCTTGTCTAGTACCTGCCGCAGTACGACCAACCTGGCGCCGACGAAACATTTGGGGAAGACGCTCTTGGCCTCTGCGTGTACCTCGCTCAGCCGCGTCTGGTTCGTCTTCGCGGGCTCGAGTACGATAATGTCTTTCCTCTTGGGCAGCAGCCGCTGCAGGCTGGACACGAAATTGCTCACCTCCGCCTTGATAGTGTCCTCGCTAAAGTCCATCGTGAGATGTaaagttttgttatttgtgATTGTGGATGTACGGAGCGGAGCGGACGTCAGCGAGCTGTcacatgttatttttaacgtcGCCAACTGTCTGTCGCGCCTTACCGGCCTTACCTTATCGGCCAGCCGCAGTCTTACACAGACTAAACATCATTTTAGctctacatattattttatgcaataataaaattatattactaatagtttattaaaaatgtcaatagAAATTAGACGATGACATcgcagttatatttttaagaaatattactttaatgttAGTTCTGACAAGGTGTCGATGACATGggacttaaaattttaacggCATCAGCGCATGTCCCAATTCCATGCAAAGAAGCCGCCTCgttgaatgtttgtttgttgtacGACAGAGCGGCACGTCGCGGTGGGGCGCTGCTGTCGCTGGTAAACAATCGCGATACACTCCGGGGACAGCACTCCGCTACGTTGCAATCATATTAGAGTAAACCTATCTAAATCCCCTCTCCACCTCCCCTTAGTCGTATGCATCGCCTCACTCATTGTACgcgatgaaattttaattgtaatgaaCTCTGAACATTTTTGAATCGTTGTTCAATTGTTAAAACACTATTTGTTCAAATTATAACTATAGGTAGAAAACATAGTCGTGccagaattaaatatatatctattagGACTTACAATACAGAAAATCGGTCAGATATTGCACATTTAATTTTGGAATTCTCACATTTAGATAGTTAAACCTTTTATCGTTATTCTCTTTTCACTGCTAGCGTAAGTGCAAGTTGCCAGTCGCAGCGACGTGAACGTAATATTCATTTCAAGAGCTTTTAAAGGAATCTCTACAGAACTTGAAATAAGACCTAAAGAGTCTCGTAATGGCAGTACACCCATTTACAgcgaagattttttttaaataaattgaattccttttactttaataatgtccgtcggaggcggaggcggaggctaGGCGGCGACGAAAAGAATTCGCGTCCTTAAAGAAAATGTCAGTACTAAGAAGACCAGTAGAAAGCTGCACActttctgaaaaataaaaccttaaagACCGTACGCCTATTAAGaatatttatgtgtttaatACAATTGTATAAGATTGTTCATTAACAACTGGTGTCAGTGATGCGGCAGTGTGTCACCATCATCGAATTTTCTTCTTTAGTAGAAAAGGAAAAGTAATCCTCTAATCGTTCTCAAACAACTGCAAATAAgaccattttttattttttagtaaattttactttaaacaaatatgGTGATCGATTTTCAGAAAATTCCCGTAATCGTCTGACAGGATTCGAATACCGACTTCAAAACTATCATTACTTGTGggagtttattaaaattgttcaaCTTGTCTACAGATCAGAAGACAGCTGGATTGGGGCGTAGGGCGTAGGACGCGATGTGGTCCGGCAAGAAGGGCAGCGAGGGCGGGGACGCGGGTACGCCTCCCGCGCAGGAGGAGGTCAAGCTGGTGCTGGTGGGCGATTCGCAGTGCGGCAAGACTGCGCTCGTGCAGCGCCTTGTCTCCGACACCTTCCTCGAGGTCAGCCGATCTACTACCAATTTTACTCCGAGGCAACCGCCAGAATCTTACGATCCAGTCACCCATATTTACCTCACAAATAGTGCGTTACAGTTGCCGAAAGGGGTCAGAGTACTTATTCTAGCACAATATAAATCATCTTCCGCTATTTTAATTCCAAACCAAAGTATACCGACCGCGACGTGTGGCGAACTCGACAGAATACGGTCGCGAAAGACCCACGTCGCGTCCACCACGTGTGGTCTCGACTATTATTAAATCTCTCGGTTGTTTTGGTGTACACATGTAGCGTAACTCGTATACggatatcatcatcatcatcatcatcatcatcagctcactgtatgTCCcaaccgaggggctcggagcctaccctaattttaggggtgattaggccatagtcaaccacgctggccaagtgcgggttggttgacttcacacatatcattgaatttcttctcagatatgtgcaggttgcatcacgatgttttccttcaccgtaagataTACGTATACGGATATACTCCGCATTAAATTTCGATGATCGTCTAATTAGCTCTCAAGTTATGAAAAAGTAAGACTTTCAAAGATATTCCCAAtcaataacattgttttaaaattgtaatttgaacAATTTCCAAAAAATGACAACGGGATAGCGTAGCCAAACGTCTGCGCAAATGTACCGCGTGAATGTGTTAAGAGGCACATCATCATCTCTGTTCCCGCTAACACGATGTACACTCGAGCGATTATGTGCCTAAATGTAGTTTTCATCAAACACCGACAGCGAGCTTTTACATCACTTAACCTGCTTACATGTAACCAAAGTTGAGTGCATTCGGCTTACAGTTCAGGTTAGTCTCCATGTCAACGCGTGACGACAGCGTCGTGTACACAGACCTCGAAATTAACTGGGACACGTGTctgaaagttttttatttattatttaattaatgctCACTCACATTGTAAGTAAATATGGAGTAAGTGAGATAGAGCATTGAGCCAACATTGTTTCAGATCAGATTGTTCGGCTCATGTTAGCCTCGTTTTTCTTTCTCCGCGCTCAGTTTTTTGTCTCCATTTCGTTTGTATTCAAACTTCTGTGTTTACACTTTGTTGtacattttgttgtaaattgcAAACTTTCTGCATGCGCtccaaatttaaaagcttgttttattttttgtgtcgttataatatttaaaccgCAACTTTTAATTGCATTCGTTGCTTATTGCACtgttttccaaaaaaaaaatataaagttgtttaatttagacccctaaattaatatttagtaagtTGTTATAACGTTGTTTATAAATACGCAATTTTCTATATGACACAATAGTAGTGGAATAGTTTGTGTGAGTCACATGAAATATCATTGCGAAACCAGTTTGTAGTAAGAGTAGTGAGGCGATACATCTTGTGAATGTAACAAGAAGCCGGTATATGGCAGGCTACAGGCTACAGACGTCTACAGGGCAGTGCAATTACAACCTTCTCACACGGGCCAAGGCGCGGGCGAAGAGCTATAGGTCGAACGGTTAATGACATTTGTCATAAATTAAATCCCTTGTTAATTTCATTGgtggaataatttaataagaacattatgaataaatgaataaatatcaaatttaatttcatacgtacgaaaattaatttttaaactaaataacatttcaagTTAAACATCTGTTATTTGTAATTGAGAacgtatcaaaataatatgattaactggttaaataaaattaattactgtaatttgtacaaagttataagaatttattacTCGGCTTTTTcctttgaattaaaatgaactGTTGTTTCATTAAAAGTAGCACTTTGTCGTAccgaatataaaaatacatttttattcagttcCGACAATGTGTAAAACTGTAGgagttaaattttgaatttggaaatagtgaaaaaaaaaagcgtTTCCGCTTCAGCGTATAGATTGCGCCGTAGTTTATGGTTGATTTATTAACAGTGACAATAATACGCAATAATAGAGCAGTTTGCTAATGCTTGCTATTGTTGCCGTCAAGGTAACTGTGTGCGTGTTGTTAGTACGAGTGTTAGTGCAGGTGAGAGGGGACTGAGCTTACCAACAGTTACAGTTCTTAGATACATCTGAAACCGATATTGCAGCGTTCCCAGTTAAATAATATGTGTAATTGATGttgcttgtttattttttacatacgTAGCAGTATAATTGAAGTATGTCTTCGCATATTGTTCCAGGCGTACACGCCGACCGGCTTCGAGAAGTATGCGTACACGTGCACGGTAGCCGATTGCAGAGTCAGCTTCTCTGTGTGGGACACCTCAGGTAACAACCAACGCCTCCGCCAACAATCACATCTTAACATAATCAAGTTAGAGATTTtggaagaaatatttaaagttgtaATAAACCTGACCTAACTGGAGAAATCATCCACGAATAAATACGCTAGTAGATATAGGTGTAGTAGTAGTAGTGTAGTGTAGGTAGTAGAGTAGATATAGCTAGTACATCTCAGTGGTATAAGAAGTTTATTTGTACCTATTTTGCACGTAATTAATACAAGCAGTATAAGATATCACACTATAACCTGGCGGCAACTCTACACCAAAGCTGCATCGGCGTTGGTCTGCGGTCGCGGAACTTACTCCCATCACTATTAATAGTGCACTGTACAAAGTGGACACTTTGACTTTtgtaatgattttataatttgcaaaTTTTCAAGGGGCCCATAGATTCTTAGGGCCCTCATAATAACAGCAAAGTAGCCTAAAGACTAATGTGTAAGTGATTTATCTGCACACAGGAACAACGGCGTACGACACGGTGCGGCCGCTGGCGTACCAAGATGCCAAAGTGTTCATGCTGTGCTTCAACATCGCAGAGCCCGACTCCCTGCACAACGCCGCCGCCAAGGTGCGCCACACGGAAATAACTATGCGCTTGTAGTTTACTTACTACTTCGACTACTTAGAAAAAATGCAGAAATCTCCTATATTTATGATGTCTCCAATGAGGGTCTCGGAGCCTACAAAAGTTAGAGTGTGTAGGCCATTAGTCAACCGCGCGGGTCCAGTGCggtatttttgaatttcttctcagatatttatagattacatgacaatgttttccttcagcGTAACAACGTCAGATCAATGTACAAAAGACATTAGTGCATGGCGGGGATCGAACCTGGATATAAAGATTTCGGTCAGATCCGGTAAAGCTTAACAACTGCGCCACCAACGATATATGTTTTTGCCATCAGTGGTATCGCGAGGTGCGCACACATGGCGGGTGCACGCCCGGTGCtgggggcgcggcgggcgcggggagTGCGCCGGTGTTGCTGTGCGGCTGTAAGGCGGACCTGCGTCACGACAAGGAGACGCTCACCGTACTCTCCAAGCTCCGCACGCGCCCCGTCACCAGCGAGGAGGTAGGACTTCACTAGCTTCTAGCCAGCGATAGGCTTCACAAAGCGTCGTGGTCTATATAAAACTTTGCCAATGATCAATATGGTGGTACTAtagatgtttaaattataaaatgtgtcAGGCGCTGGCGGTGGCGCGGCAGCTCGGCGCGACGACATACGTGGAGACGTCGTCGCGCGCGTCCGGCAAAGGCGTGCGCGACGCCTTCGAGGTGGCCGCTCTCGCCGCGCTCGGCAAGCTCAACAAGCAGCAGGTACACACACGCAGACATGATGCACTCGTCTGAGTAGTCGCACAGTCAGCCGTAATGTCTAGTAAGCAATAAATTTACTTGATGTAACTGTAATTTGTGATTGTTGTGGTTTGTGCAGAAGCAAGTGGGCCGCAGCAAGAGCAAGCGCGACCTGAAGGCCGAGCTGAAGGGACGCGCGCGCAGCTGCTGCGTCATGTGATCCGCGGCCGGCCACCCCGCGAGGTGGCCGCACGACCTGTAGCTCACACACAACACATCTCGCACAACACTCTCGATGTCCCGCGGGGACGTCTCCCCGATCTGTCGACAGTTGCACGAGTACTAAAGTAACACTTTAAGATACATAAATCGAAAAAAGCTCAAATttggtgatgatgatgttttaaatatctgaaaactttatacttaataagttatttgAAGCATTTGGACGCTATAGTGTTATTGAAAGTGGAACAAAGTTCGTTTTGACTAGCGCGACTAGGACACGGCGCGATGACGTGTCGTCGACAAAGAATACGAGTATTGCAGCGTGGTCGAGTGCGCGCGCTAGTCTGTGATacactttatatatataggaaCTTCGCAGAAGGAAGCAGAATCGATTGGAGTGGGAGGTTCTGAGATGAGAGACACAACACACAGACACACGGAACGGTTTCTAGATGTTAATATGGTATTTACAGTGTATACTTTATTGTAAAGACAATTTACATTGCGTAGAAAGATATGTGTTTTCATAtacaataagtaattttttctattgatGTCGCGTTGCGagaatacaatataatattatgtactgtgaaatttttaaaattgcaaatttGTCACATTTGTTTTGGTAGGACCAAGttagttttgtaaataagaGGGCGGGGGTTGGAGAGGGAGGACTTGTGATAGCAATACGTAATGTATCGTATTATAAGTGAATGCACAATGACGGACAatactacatacatacatacatacatacatatgtaactAAGGAGGTCCACTGGCGGACAGCCACGTCCACGTGCCGGCTGTTGCTGTAGTTTTGTACGTTTCATAACGCTCGGTGTCGCTTGCATTGTTTGCTAGCTCgatgtttaatatataactatctaattgtacattttatataaaaaaacttctttagatataaaaatgtcatttcGGCAATCGTTCTTTTGATGATTGTACAATGTAATGGATCCCGTCGATCTCTCCTCACTGTACAATAACGATGGCGCAGTAtggctctgaaatatataagaattttATACGAAGTGAAAACAATTCATTACAGTCCAAAGTCAACGATAATAaccaaatatttgttaatttcaatCGAACTTtagaagaaaacataaaatgtgaACAGCGCGGCGTCACCTCGCTGCAGTCACCAGTTATATAATTGtgacatatttataatgtaagttGTGCAGAATATTAATGTTTGCAATATGAAGTCTAATATTACGAGCAAAAGTGCATTgtgtttgttttacaaattgattCTTATTTAGTTGTACGCCTTTTGTACATACGTACAACAGTGAGTCTCCACTTCGGAAACACCTCGACAAAATACTGttctttttcaaataacatGAAAAGAGGAGAGTAATATTTGCGTACAAGTATTGCGGCAGTGGGAACCCACTGTTAAACGTCAACAATCCGTCGTGAAGACAACGTTATGGTTCTAATTgtgtgttaataaattaatgaaaaattatttaacaaattaatagttaatatttatattatttattatacttttgattttgtatcGAACAAGTCGATATCAAGCTTTAAATTCAATGTTAGCTTTAATTATGAAGTAAACGTcattgttgtatttaaatattttaaaacaattacaacaatatttgttatgtttaagAAAACTAATGCAATGTCAaaagttaaaacttaaaaaaaaatttttcaacgtcattttaaataacatacgagttgtttttataaagcaaaaattttgtgatttttgtcaaaattattgCTATGCTAAATTCACCAAACCCACCGAAATGACACGCGATTACACGTTGcattagtttttgttttctttaaattttgtcCACGAAATTcctaaacatttatttaataagaaagtGTACATATCATTGTTTGGttttcattacaatattttcttttcatgtCAAACTAATCTCGCTTTTATTTTaggtttatttacaattttattttattcatttaaaatgaatacacacaaacttatttataataatatttgttttaatttttaaaataaaagtgagaTTAGTTTAAATTTCCTGTGTTTTAAATTGCTGGAGGATACGAAACTGTgtgaagtatttaatattgtctTATTTTTTGTGGATTTGTTTTAGCGGAGCCCTGATCTAAACATGTTCCTTTTACCCTAGGCAGTTATTTAggtcattttaaatgttgtttctAGACTAAGAAATATAGCgttcgatgttttttttattgctgttttattttatcatactgtttgttagaagaaagaataaaatagatgTTTGTCTAATTCAGATTCATGTGATGTTCTCTAGTAACACTGTTAATGATTTATGTTTCTTACAAACAATGA contains the following coding sequences:
- the LOC106713240 gene encoding mitochondrial import receptor subunit TOM40 homolog, coding for MDFSEDTIKAEVSNFVSSLQRLLPKRKDIIVLEPAKTNQTRLSEVHAEAKSVFPKCFVGARLVVLRQVLDKVKLLQEYNYGKTRETYQSYKRYLNKESEPKFVGDGLVVDASGSATATYTERMDGACTLRLTSRIRDLVASETEVELEREGERSITSFMFKMNDMEPNTLRTVTQWMYQLRPELSVGTELSFKPLACPALPELSLSARYRGPTYCVSSTVTKLGFQVCLYKRLAADLQLAGVLCEGRAAAPLTATLALHKAYEGCELKIFVDSQRCGGFTVQKEVCLRDAQEEERVLRLVGSVLLDGQRRLRLGFGFNLNF
- the LOC106713242 gene encoding GTP-binding protein RHO1; translation: MWSGKKGSEGGDAGTPPAQEEVKLVLVGDSQCGKTALVQRLVSDTFLEAYTPTGFEKYAYTCTVADCRVSFSVWDTSGTTAYDTVRPLAYQDAKVFMLCFNIAEPDSLHNAAAKWYREVRTHGGCTPGAGGAAGAGSAPVLLCGCKADLRHDKETLTVLSKLRTRPVTSEEALAVARQLGATTYVETSSRASGKGVRDAFEVAALAALGKLNKQQKQVGRSKSKRDLKAELKGRARSCCVM